Proteins from a single region of Equus asinus isolate D_3611 breed Donkey chromosome 17, EquAss-T2T_v2, whole genome shotgun sequence:
- the LOC106844116 gene encoding olfactory receptor 5G9-like, with amino-acid sequence MADENYTRITEFIFKGLKYHPQMQVFLFLLFLLFHLVTMTGNLGMIILIWIDSRLHTPMYFFLSHLSFVDICFSSLVSPKMLTDFFAERKAISFLGCALQQWFFGFFEAIECLLLAFVAYDCYMAICKPLLYSIAMSQRLCIELVAGPYTFGFLNTMTHTMVAFQLPFCHSNIINHFFYDIISLLSLVCADIWINKMLVFTVAGAVLIISSLTIIISYFYILTVILRICSTDGRHKAFSTCSSDLTVVCISYGILSFIYVRPGSIFSLDINKILLVFYTAVIPMLNPLIYSLRNKEVKAAIHRAVTKRQFCIRS; translated from the coding sequence ATGGCTGATGAAAACTATACAAGGATCACAGAGTTTATTTTCAAAGGCTTAAAGTACCATCCTCAGATGcaagtctttcttttcttgctctttctgctttttcaccTTGTTACCATGACAGGAAACTTGGGCATGATTATTCTCATCTGGATCGATTCCCGCCTTCACActcctatgtactttttcctcagtcACCTGTCCTTTGTGGACATCTGCTTTTCATCACTTGTGAGCCCCAAGATGCTCACTGACTTCTTTGCTGAAAGGAAAGCCATCTCTTTCCTGGGATGTGCCTTGCAGCAGTGGTTCTTCGGGTTCTTTGAGGCTATTGAGTGCCTCCTCCTGGCATTCGTGGCCTATGACTGCTACATGGCCATCTGTAAACCATTATTGTATTCAATTGCCATGTCCCAGAGACTCTGCATAGAGCTGGTGGCTGGACCCTATACCTTTGGGTTCCTAAACACCATGACTCACACAATGGTTGCTTTTCAACTTCCCTTTTGTCACTCCAACATTATCAATCATTTCTTCTATGACattatctctcttctttctctagtatGTGCTGACATCTGGATCAATAAAATGTTAGTTTTCACTGTGGCTGGTGCTGTACTAATCATTAGTAGCCTGACCATTATTATCTCCTATTTTTACATCCTTACTGTCATCCTGAGGATCTGCTCTACTGATGGGAGGCACAAAGCCTTTTCCACCTGCTCTTCTGATCTCACAGTTGTTTGTATCTCATATGGGATTCTCTCCTTTATCTATGTGAGGCCAGGTTCAATTTTTTCTCTGGACATCAATAAAATTTTGTTAGTGTTCTACACAGCTGTAATCCCCATGTTGAATCCTCTCATCTATAGtttgagaaataaagaagtaaaagctGCCATACACAGGGCAGTCACCAAGAGGCAGTTTTGCATCAGAAGTTAA